Within Flavobacteriales bacterium, the genomic segment CAAGAAGAGGAGATCGAAGAGCCAGTGCAAGAGCAATCCCAAGAACCTGAATTGACGGCTGAAGAACGGGTAGAACAGATGTACCAGGCCGAACTGGCCAAGGTCTACAAAGACATGCCCCCACCCCCCAAGAAGGAAAAGCCCGAAGAAATCGATGAGCAACCAGAGAAAGATGCTGAAGGTTTGATCATACTTGGAGGCTCTGAAGAAGCAGAAGATGAGGAGCCGGAAGATATTGACGAAGAAGAAGTAGAAGATGTGGTGGATTCATCGATCAAAGAAGTCAGAGAATCCATCGAGGAGAAGACCGAGCCTTCTCGCACTGAAAAGGTGAGCACAAAGCATCAGTTGCTCGACCAAGTGGATGAGGACAGGAGCATCGAAGAGGTACAACAGGAATTGGCTGAATCTTATCCAGACGGAGTAACAGAGGAAACCTTCTCAGAGGGCAATCGCACCATAACCAAGCGCATCGTTGTCAAAGACGGACTTGGAAATGAATATCGCAAGGTCAAACACGGCTGGGGTGGGGTGTTCTATTTCAAGAATGGTACTTCCATCACCGAGCGGGTATGGAACCAAGAGACGGTATTGGACTGAACTCAATGTTCTGAATTGTCTGCGGGCCGCCCATTGATCCCCGACTTGACTCCGGCCTCTATACGTACATCGAGCATATTTTCCTCGGGAGGGATAGGACAAGAATATCTATGGTCATAAGAACATAGCGGGTGATAGGTATTGTTCAGATTCAGGGTGATCCATTCCGTTTCCGGAATCTCAAAATCCAGGTATCTCCCTCCTCCATAGGTGGTCTCACCATTGGTCAGGTCATTGAAAGGAATGAACAGATAGTTCTCCCATTCACTGTCCTTGCTCAACTCGATATTCTGATAGGCCGATAAGACCAGCTGCTCTCCATCTACATCGAAATGAAGCTCTCCATACTTGATATACATGGGTCTTCTCTCAGTGCTCGTAGGCATCTCGAAGGGCAACTCATCTTCCGTACGCACCCACCGCGCCCTCACACAGTATTTCGCATCGTATGGATAATAGTTGATGGATTGAAAGCCTTCACGATCCTTTTCCAATAGAGGTGATCGTTCCGCATCACTGAATATCTCATGCTGCTCTTGTAAGAATCGCTCGTGTGATGTCAAGCAATCACTAGTGGAAGTGATGGCACAAGCGGTCGCGAGTACGGAGAACAACATGTACTGGAAGAGGATAGAATTCATCGTCTGTCATTGAGACCTCTAATGTACATCCATGCTCTATTGCTCTCATTTTCGTTCTTTTGATGACCGAGCACTATCATTACCATCGCAGATCAACCACATACCGAGCTGGATTTCAGTGATATAGCTCCTTATCGGGATGATGAGGTGCCAGGGGCCGTGCAAGCCTTGATGAAAGAGTACTCCTTTGTCAAGGTGCTCAGATATGTCTATCCAGAGAAAGATGATGATCAATTGGTGGCCATGTGCGAGGGCATCCGTACGGTCAAGGATTTCCAAGCCCAGGTCGCTTATCGCTCCATGCTTTTGATGAACCACGGCACCATCACCGCTTTGACCCACAGCGGAATGGAGCATGCCAAAGATGGAAGATCCCATCTCTACATTTCCAATCACCGGGATATCATCTTGGATAGCGCCATACTCAACATGCTTCTGCACGAGCAAGGACTAGATACCACCGAGACGGCCATCGGTAGCAATCTACTGGCAAACCCCACTGTCAAGCATCTCACCAAACTGAACAAGAACTTCACCGTCAATCGGAATGTCTCAGGCCGCGAGCAGTATGAGAGCTCACTCAAATTGAGTCATTACATACGTCACAGTATCACCGAACGGGGGAGCAGCATCTGGATATCGCAGCGAGAAGGCAGGGCCAAAGACGGCAACGACCGTACGCAACAGGGCTTGCTGAAGATGATACAGATGAGCTCCGATCAGGACCCGGCAAGTGCATTCAAGGAATTGAATATCCTACCGATGGCCCTCTCCTATGAGTACGACCCTTGTGACGTCTTCAAAGTGCGAGAATTGCTGATCACGCAGAAGGGCGAGAAGTATGAAAAAGGCCAACATGAGGACCTACAGAATATCATTGCCGGTATTACTCAGCAGAAAGGGCGGGTGCACCTAGCAATTGGCTCCACTTTGAATGAAGAACTGGATGTCTTCGACCAAGAAAAATCCGTGAATGACCTACTTCAGGAATTCGCCCGATCGGTCGATAAACGCATTCACAGACTCTGCCGACTCTGGCCCAATAATTACGTGGCCTATGACCTCTTGTACAGCACGGAGGAATTCACCCATATGTATCGAGATGATGATGTGGAGGAATTCGTAGCCTATTGTGATACCGTACTCAGCGATGTCAAGAATGACAACGGTGGCCGCAATATCCTCCTGCAGAAATATGCCTATCCGCTGGAGAACTACCTGTCAGCTAAGTAGATAGAATACCTCTTCAGCTTTCTTGCCAGCCTAGAAGCTCGTCCATCGTGCCACGAGAGACGGAGTGATAGTTCGGGCGGGCCTTGTCATAGATGAGCTTGGCCATCTCCAACTCCCCATTCTCCTTCAAAGCCGTATATATCGGGGTCAGGAATTTCCTGCGTCCTACATTGACCAAGAAATCGGCCATGGGTTCGTAGGCAGGTTTATAGCCCGTACGTGCTGCCTTTACGAACCAAATTCCCAATATCTCCGAGTTGCTACTCGCTGAGAATGCAAAGGCCTGGTCCAATGTGCTCATCATTTTAACAGATGCATCATCGGGAATGGCTCGCAAGAAATGCAACCACTCGTGAGTACTCCATTCACCGGTCTCGATTTCATCCAAAGAGCGTTCTCCTTCCTGCCATTCAGCCATAGCCTCACTGACTTTGGCAAAGCGGTCAGACGTGATATCGGGAGAATTGCTGGGCAGACCAGGACCGTACACCCACTCCTGCACATTGACCTCTTTATCGTGTTTAGCGATCAACTCACTATCCAGATACTCTAAGAAACGTTCTGTGGTCATGTTCTTGAAAGCATTCTCTTGGAAATACTGCTTCAAGAATGCATCGAAAGTCTGCCTACCATAGGTGTTCTCCAGCATCTCTAAGAACATATGCCCTTTCTCATAGGCGATATCGGTCATCCCATCATCCGGATTGCGTCCTTCGAGGGCCAATTTGAGATGCGTGTCCGCATGGTCATGCCCCATCTCATCGATGGTATGCCTGAGATCCTGCAGGCCCAGGCTCTTGATCATATCGGTATAGTCCTTTCCGTAGACTTCTTCCATGATGCGGTACTCGAAATAGACCGTGAATCCTTCATTCAACCAGAAATCATCCCAGGTGGCATTGGTGACCAGATTCCCACTCCAGCTATGTGCCAACTCATGGGCGATAAGAGAGGTCAGGGATTTATCTCCGGCAATGATAGTAGGAGTAGCAAAAGTCAATCGCGGATTCTCCATTCCTCCGAATGGGAAGCTCGGTGGCAGGACTATGACATCATAGCGGTCCCATGCGTATTCACCGTAGAGCCCTTCAGCCGCTTCGATCATCGCTTCCATGTCTTCCAATTCGGCTGCCGAGCGATCCACCATACCGGGTTCAGCATAGACTCCAGTGCGCGGACCTACTGATCGGAACTCCAGATCACCAGCTGCCAGTGCGATCAGATAGGGCGGAATAGCCTGCTTCATCTCGAATGAATAGACCCCATCTTCTGATCGTTCTGTTGGATTACTCGCACTCATGACCGCCATCATCTCCTTGGGCACGGTCACTTCCGCATTGTAGGTCACCCGTATCCCCGGACTGTCCTGGCTCGGTATCCATGAGCGGGTAAGTATGGCTTGGCCTTGCGTGAAGAGGAAGGGATGCTCCTTGCCTCCGGTCTGTTCCTTGTCCAACCATTGCACAGCAGCTGCCTCAGGTGAGGTGCGATAATCTATGTGCACGTATTTCGTCTCAGGGCTGACCTTGACCTTGACCGCCTGACCGAATTCATTCCCTTCCAACAGCTCGAAGTCTGTTTCCGAATCGTCAGCCCGTGCGGCACGCACTTCGATTCCGTCTATATCGAAATACACATGGTCGGCTGCACTATTGTGCACCAGACGGTGTGAGGCCGTACCGCTGATCACATGCTGATCGAAATCCAATTCGATGTCCAGGTCGATGTGGTCGACTGCGATCTCATCCGGACGGGCAAAGGAGTGTACGTCTTTCACGTAGGTCTTTTCTGATTCGGTCTTTGATTCGGTCTCTGCCGTTTCAGGAGATGATCCACAGGCCATCAGGGCACTACCGGCAATTGCGAGAAGAAGGTTCTTGGTCATTATTTCGTTTGTTTCTCGATACTGCGTATCACGGGTTTCTTATTGGCGAAGGTCTGAGCGTTGTTCTCTCGGTCCATATCGGCAAGACGTAGACTGGGGTCGATTTCTATGCTCTTTACATCCTTCATATTGTAGTCCAAGTCCAAAGTATAGGTCGGATGGGTCCAATACCAGTCGTCTGCAACGATGTAGGTGCCATCGAATTCCTCCTCCTTTGCTCCACGCATGATTCCCAGAGGGATGTGATAGAGTTCCTTGGTACCACTGAATCGCTCCACCACCACATCGACAGGCATGATCATGGTCCCTTTGCGCTCAAGGGTCACAGAAGTTGTCCCTTCTTCTCCCGTCACTTCACCGAGTGCGTAGTCCACATATCGCGTACTATTCACAAAATACTCCAGATACCAGTCCAATTCCAGACCGCTCTCCTTCTCTGCTACACGTATGAAGTCCCACATATCCGGGTGCTTGAATTTCCATTCTTCGAAATAGCGAAGCAGCACTCTGTCCAAGGTCTCTTGACCGATGACATAGCTCAATTGATGTAGAAAGACCTCACCTTTATTGTAGCTAGCTATGCCATAGGCTTTGTTCAGATTATAGTGATCGGCATGGGTGCAGAGGGGTTCTTCTTCACCTGTGCTGACGATGTGCTGATATCCGCGATAGGCCCCATTGTGTATCTGCTTGGGGTCATCTTTCGGGAAGAAGACGGCCATGATCTCTGAACTGGCATAGCTGGTGAATCCTTCATCGATCCATGGATAGAGCGCCTCATTGGTGGCGAGTACCATCTGATACCAACTGTGCATCACCTCATGCACCGTGACACCCAGCAGACTTCCATACTTACGCTTGCCGGTCACAAGGGTGGCCATAGGATATTCCATTCCGCCATCTCCACCCTGTATGACAGAGTATTGCTTGAAAGGATACTTGCCGTACTTGGCACTAGCGATGTCAAAGACAGTCTCCACATCGGGCTGGAAGCTCTCCCATACCTCTTTGATCTCCTCATCGTACTGATAGAGGAAGTGAAGCTCGATACCTGATTTAGTGACCCGAGTATCATGGATGAAATCCGGATCGGCCGCCCAGGCAAAATCATGCACATTCGGAGCGAGGAAATGCCACGAACGCTTTTTAGCCTTTTTGAATTGCTTATCCAATTGGCCATAGCCATGTCCCACTTCCGTTGGGTTCTGCACATAGCCTGTACCACCGAGCACGTAGTCCTTATCGATATGTATGGTCACATCGAAGTTTCCCCAGACCCCATAGAATTCGCGACCCACATAAGGGTTGGCATGCCATCCTCGGGCATCGTATTCGCTCAGTTTGGGATACCATTGGGTCATGGAGAACTCCACTCCTTCAGCGTTGTCCCTCCCTGACCGTCTGATCTGAAGTGGTACTTGTGCGTCCCACTCCATGCTAAGTACAGT encodes:
- a CDS encoding DUF1684 domain-containing protein, producing MNSILFQYMLFSVLATACAITSTSDCLTSHERFLQEQHEIFSDAERSPLLEKDREGFQSINYYPYDAKYCVRARWVRTEDELPFEMPTSTERRPMYIKYGELHFDVDGEQLVLSAYQNIELSKDSEWENYLFIPFNDLTNGETTYGGGRYLDFEIPETEWITLNLNNTYHPLCSYDHRYSCPIPPEENMLDVRIEAGVKSGINGRPADNSEH
- a CDS encoding M1 family metallopeptidase, translated to MTKNLLLAIAGSALMACGSSPETAETESKTESEKTYVKDVHSFARPDEIAVDHIDLDIELDFDQHVISGTASHRLVHNSAADHVYFDIDGIEVRAARADDSETDFELLEGNEFGQAVKVKVSPETKYVHIDYRTSPEAAAVQWLDKEQTGGKEHPFLFTQGQAILTRSWIPSQDSPGIRVTYNAEVTVPKEMMAVMSASNPTERSEDGVYSFEMKQAIPPYLIALAAGDLEFRSVGPRTGVYAEPGMVDRSAAELEDMEAMIEAAEGLYGEYAWDRYDVIVLPPSFPFGGMENPRLTFATPTIIAGDKSLTSLIAHELAHSWSGNLVTNATWDDFWLNEGFTVYFEYRIMEEVYGKDYTDMIKSLGLQDLRHTIDEMGHDHADTHLKLALEGRNPDDGMTDIAYEKGHMFLEMLENTYGRQTFDAFLKQYFQENAFKNMTTERFLEYLDSELIAKHDKEVNVQEWVYGPGLPSNSPDITSDRFAKVSEAMAEWQEGERSLDEIETGEWSTHEWLHFLRAIPDDASVKMMSTLDQAFAFSASSNSEILGIWFVKAARTGYKPAYEPMADFLVNVGRRKFLTPIYTALKENGELEMAKLIYDKARPNYHSVSRGTMDELLGWQES
- a CDS encoding M1 family metallopeptidase; translated protein: MHRIFAQALLLIILVGTPSFLSAQAADWQQHADYVMDIDMDVDKHRYKGQQTLTYTNNSPDTLDRVFYHLYFNAFQPGSMMDVRSRTIADPDGRVKDRIQSLEKDEIGYIKPRSLMQDGKECSYEVAETILEVDLAEPILPGASTVLSMEWDAQVPLQIRRSGRDNAEGVEFSMTQWYPKLSEYDARGWHANPYVGREFYGVWGNFDVTIHIDKDYVLGGTGYVQNPTEVGHGYGQLDKQFKKAKKRSWHFLAPNVHDFAWAADPDFIHDTRVTKSGIELHFLYQYDEEIKEVWESFQPDVETVFDIASAKYGKYPFKQYSVIQGGDGGMEYPMATLVTGKRKYGSLLGVTVHEVMHSWYQMVLATNEALYPWIDEGFTSYASSEIMAVFFPKDDPKQIHNGAYRGYQHIVSTGEEEPLCTHADHYNLNKAYGIASYNKGEVFLHQLSYVIGQETLDRVLLRYFEEWKFKHPDMWDFIRVAEKESGLELDWYLEYFVNSTRYVDYALGEVTGEEGTTSVTLERKGTMIMPVDVVVERFSGTKELYHIPLGIMRGAKEEEFDGTYIVADDWYWTHPTYTLDLDYNMKDVKSIEIDPSLRLADMDRENNAQTFANKKPVIRSIEKQTK